A genomic region of Trifolium pratense cultivar HEN17-A07 linkage group LG3, ARS_RC_1.1, whole genome shotgun sequence contains the following coding sequences:
- the LOC123914279 gene encoding probable signal peptidase complex subunit 1 has product MDWEGQKLAEQLMQIMLLSFAVIAFGAGYIMASFQTMILTYAGGVVLTTLVTLPNWPFFNHHPLKWLDPSEAEKHPKPQPSVNVTAKKKSIKK; this is encoded by the coding sequence ATGGATTGGGAAGGGCAAAAGCTTGCAGAGCAGTTGATGCAGATAATGCTTCTTTCATTTGCTGTGATTGCATTTGGAGCTGGATATATCATGGCTTCTTTCCAAACAATGATCCTCACATACGCTGGTGGTGTGGTTCTCACCACATTAGTCACTCTTCCCAACTGGCCCTTCTTCAACCACCATCCTCTTAAGTGGTTGGACCCGAGCGAGGCAGAAAAGCATCCAAAGCCACAACCATCTGTGAATGTAACTGCAAAGAAGAAATCCATTAAAAAGtag